The DNA segment ATATATACCGGCCAAGTTCTCAGAATTCCAATTATCGGGTTTCGGTAAAATTAACTACCCCCTCATCTTATAGAAATATAACTATTTATTTAGATGAGGGGGTGATTCTTTTATATTAGGCCGGCCAAGCTTTTAAATTATGCAAGCAGGCACTTGTCTTGGTCATTTTTACAACAGCAGTAATTCCTTTTTTATTATATCTTATTTACTCGTCCGCCGTGAACCACCCGCCCGGTGACTGTTCCTGACTTTCCAGAATCTTCATCGCCTATGTCCAATGCCCAAAACACAGGAAAACGCTCACTTATTTCGGCTTTTATTATCTCCGGGGCAGCAAAGGCTATAATTTGGAAGTTTAATTTGTCGGCAATCTCAAAGATGGGATCTAAGACATGATTCCCTGATGCACTACCAAAGGGATTGTCCAGTATGAGCACTGTCCAGGGATTGTTATTCCCAAAATGGCGTTTTTTGTAATTCATCAGCATCATTATTACAAATGTGCTAATTGATAAGGTTTGCCCTCCGCTGCCTTCGGGCTGATCGCCTTCCCCTTTGTTTATGGCTTCCCATGTGGTGTAGTAGTAGTCATGGGGTTTGGCATATCGGAATTCATTTTTCTCAGTCATTTTATAGACCATAAGTGTAGGATATCTGCCTCGAACAGAGCGAGAAAATATAGCCTGATCACCCATCATCTTTTCAATTATTTCATCTTCTATATCGTCTATATCTTCATATTCTTTCATAACCTCGGCTATTGATTCAACGAAGTAATCTCTTAATGTGTAAAAGACATCTTCTTCATTCTTGGGGAGCTCTTCCTCTTCCTTAAGTTTCAGTAAAGGAAAGACATAGCCGTTTTCATTGACATAGTTCATGCCCGCCACCATTTCCTTTAAAGATTCCACCATTGCCAAGGCATGTCTTGAGGCCCGTTCTGCCCAAGTGTTCCGAATTTCTTCAGCCTTAGATTTGTCTGAAGATATGCTGTTTATTTCCTTTTGAAAATGGTCCTTCATGGTGTAAAAAGAAACTAAGTTGCTGTCATACATTTCAATTTGTGTATCTTGAAGGCTGCTGAGTATCAAGTTCTTAAGTATATCGTCCTTTATCTCTTTCTTTACTATATCTATAAACTCTTGAAAGTTTTGACCTGCCTGCTGATGATTTTGCAGCAACTGGTCTTTTGATCTTTTGAATTTATCCTCCCACAAATCCAGTTCCCGACGGGAATTTTCACGAATTTTTATCATTAACTCTTCACTAATTTTGCCTTTTTTAAAATCCAGCTCACTATATATCTTTATGTCGGAAATAACATCTTTAATATTATTTCTGTCTTGTTCTCTTGCAGCTATTATATCTTCGGTCTCAAGGAGAAAACTCTTATTATCTTTTAAACCCTTGTTTATAAGATATTCTTTTTCATCAAGGTCAGCATCGGCCCATATTTGGGTAGGTTTGCCATATTCCTCTTTTATTTGCCTTTGAATTTTTGCTAATTGTTTCTGAGCCTCTTCTATTTTGGTTTCAACCTTTACAAGCGTCTTCGACAATTGAGCAAGTGTTTCGCCGGCTTTCTCAAGTTCAACTTCTATAAAATCCTTCTTTAAGGACAGACTGTCCGCTGTGCCCTCAATGGGTTCATATTCCTGCCAGTTTTTATCAATCTGCTTCAGATCATTTTCTACATCGGCCAGTTTTTGTTGAACAAGTTCGATATCTTTGTTAATTAAGCTAATATCATTATTTCGAATCTCCATGTCTTTTGAAAGGCTCTCCCACCTGGAAATATCCAATGTAAAATCTTCGTCAATTAGTGAATATACAGGTTCTGAAGTGCTTTCCACAATTTTAGTTTTAAATCCGGTTTCCACAAACTTTGCATCGCTGATAATAGCTTTTATTTCTTTTAATTGACTTTCAACTTGTATTTTCCATGTTACATGATTTTGAACATCTTTATCTTTCAGCCTTCGATACTCGTTAATCTGTTCTTCTAAACGTTCACACCGAAGATTTATGGCTTTTAGTTTTTCTTCTACTTCAGTAATTTCCTTTTCCCTGACCCTTATCTGCTGCAAGCGCCCTATGAATTCGGAGAGAATATCAATTTTTTTTGCGGTATCTTGATTTTGTTTCTTGCAGTTATCTAATCTGCAGCCGATTTTTTTCAGGTCTTCCTGCAGTGTGCTGATAGTTTCTTTAAGTTTGATATCATCAAATTTTAGTTTTTCAAGTTCTTCTTCCTTCTCCTTAAGCTTTATATATAGTGCTTCTGAGCTTTCTTTATCTTGCTGAAACTTTATATCTTTCATCAAATCCTGTAGTTTATGGATATTTTGGCTTACGACCTGTAATGCATCTTTTAATTTTCCATCTCGGTCTAAGATATTATTTTTCCACTTGACATATGCTGATGGATTTAAAACCAGTTCCAATTCATCGCCGGCAATGATTTCAAAAGCGTATTTACCTTTGCCTTGCATTGCTGAACGAATATATATAGGAACAGATGAACGTAAAAATATATTTTCTTTGAGATTTTCCTTTAAAAGCTCCCAATCCTGTAAATTTGCTATTACAATACCATGGATAATGGAGGGGAAGTCCTCAATAAGACGGTGTTTATCATCATCTCCAAGGGAGCTTAAAAACTCCGTACCCAATTGGGCATTGATTCCCAAGCCTTTGATTCTATTTTTTATCGAGAGAATATCATTGTTCGGCACCCAATAATCTTCTTGGTTTAAACTTTTGTCGATATTGTTTTCCCATAGACTCTGCTTAAGTTGGTCAAGCTTTATTTCTTTTTCCTGAATTAGTTTTTCTAAATCATATAACCTGTCTTTTAACCAACTATCTCGGTATGTTTCATTAAGTGCATCCAAATTCAGCTCATTTGCAATCCTAAGTTTTAAGGAATCTTCTTGGCCTTTTAGCTTAGCAATTTCCGCCTCTATTTTGTCAATTTCAGATTGCATATATTTTATGTCTTTTTCTTTGCCGTTTTGATGAATTCGACAATCATATATCTTTTGGTTAATATTATCCATGTCTTTCTCTAGTTTTTCTATTTCAGTCTTTTCAGCCTTGTCTTGCCCTTTTAGCTCCTCTCTCAGCATCTCCGGTAAAATCATTCTCACTGGATCAAATATCCGAGAAAGCTCCTCTCGTTTATTTTCCAGAGCATTTCTGTCGCTTTGGAATTGAATTATTTTAAGTTTTTCATCATTAGCCGCTGTGTCCTCTCTCTTTTTATCTCTTGCAAGTTCATTTATTTTGCCGTCCAAATAGGCCTCATAAGATAAATGATCCCTGCTTATTTTAGACCAGCGGTTTATGGTATTTTCCCATTTACTTCGGATATTAATTTCTAGGGTTTGTATCTTTTCTTCGGTATCTTTGAGATTTAAATCTTTTATGAGCTGCTCTCTTTTATTTATATGGGATTGTTTTTCATCTTCCAATTTACTCATTTTTAGCAGCAACTCGCTGATTCCGTAGCGCTTTATGTCAATTTTAAGTTCTTCGATTTTATCTTTTATCTCATTAATTGAGGCATCCAGTGCCAGTTTCTGGCTGTTTAATTGTTCAACTCTCCGGTATTCTCGGGCATATTCCAGGTTATCCTTTTCATATTCTAACTCCCTTATCTGAGCCTGGGTTTTCTCCCTTTCATCTTTCCATTTTAAAATATCGTTTTCAATAGTAGTCAGTCGATTGTTAAGTCCGGCATACAGGTTATTTCCTTCTTGAATGGAATTGTTTAAAATCCTTTGTCGCCGCAACCCTATTTCTGTCAGTTGTATCAATGGTTCTATATAGGTTAGCAGTTTTCTGTAATCTTGCTCCCGCTCTATAAGTACAGGCAAATTTTTAGTGATACTTAAATTACTTTTGAATATTCCTTTTAAACTGTCTTGGTCCCCTTCGGAAAAATTTCTCATATTCTCAGTTATGGCAGGGATTATAAATTTGTCAAATACCGTTTTATTGTCAGCAGCACGAGAAAAATAATTCCCCGAGCCCCCTTCCTGTCTATTGATTAGCTTTAATACTTCCCACTCTGAACGATGTATTCCTTGACTTTTAAGATAATTATAGTAATCCGAATCTAATCTCCTAACGGAGCTTTTGGAGTATTTTATAAAATATCTTTGATACTTGTTTATAAATTGTTCAAACTCATTATATTCAGTAACTTTACCGGTTCTTGAATCATAAGCGGGAATGTTATCCAAGGTAAAGATGTCATTTTTATCATGTTCGTATGTATATAAAAAATAGTTGAGACCTGCCCGTTCTTCGGCCTCATCATCATCGTTCAAATTTTGTCTTACGGCAGTGACACATATACCGGTAATCAGCCATTTTTCCGGTATGGTATCCAGTTTCCACTCTATCATTACATGGAAGGTGTAGGGGCGGAACCGGTTTTTCTGATCATAAAACATGCCGGTAATCTTGTTGCCTCCCTGTTTGCCCCATCGAGTCTCAGGCAAAACGATTTGAGATAGAAGTTGCATAAATACGCCCTTTCCTCCCTGATTTTTTAGAGTAAATAGAGTGTGATCCGGCTCACCGTCCCTTGTCAAATCATATACTGAATTCTCATGATATTTTCTAAAACCATCATATTTACAGCCCGTTATCCTGATTCCGGTTATTCTCGGCATCGGTGATTCCCTCCTCGGTTCTTTGAATCAAGTCCATTATCTCTTTATATCGATCCCGTTGATGATATAAATAATTTAGTCTCTCATACAACTCAATTTTAGGTATTATCTTTAATTCATTGACATTATTAATGATTAGTTTCTGATCGGCTAACGGACGCATGGCTTCATATATGAAACCAAGACGAGTGTTTTTATTCCTCTGCACATCCACATCACCGGTTTTTGATTCCTTGTACATGGAAAAATCATTATTCCAAATATCGTAAATCTCCTCAACGGCGATTCCCCATTCCTCGGCAAAACCGTCTTCTTCATCCAACCGGGTTTTCCAGGAGTCAAGCACCTTTGTCACCTGTTCCTCCAGTTTATAATAAGTCACTCCTTCCTCTTCCCACCTCACCCGTATATCATTTTCCTTATCTATTTCCGCAAGGTAAATACAAATAATTATATTGGCAAGATAGAAGTGTTTTTTTCTGTCGAGTTTGTATTTGCTTTTCATATGTGTATACGAAGTGGCAAAAATCGAATCACGGGCTTGGCTTACAATATGCAAGTTCTCCCTGGTGTCTAAAATCCTTAGCCCGGCTCCTTGAGCCATAGCTTTTACAACTTCCCTTATTTCAGGTTCCTCCATATAGGAATATACCCGGGCATCAGTCAGTGGCAATATTCTATTTTCAAGCAATGAAAAAAACACCTCAGAACCTTTTTGTAAATGCTCATGAGTAATCAAGGCAAGCTCTCCTCCCTAACTTTATTATTCTAAGTTTGATTTACTGGGCAAAAGTTTAATCTTATAGGGTGAAACATAAAGTTCTTCCCATCTCAGAGGTTTTTTATCCTCTTCATTGACGCTTGATATCCTCCGGCCTATCAGCTTTTTATATTTCGGATTTTTATCACATAATCGCCGAAACAGCTCCAGCCTGTCATCATTTGTTTCTTGTTCTTCAAGCTTTAGCTCTACTTCTGTCACTACAAACATCATAAAAAGCTCAATATTTTTCTTTTGCATAAGCCATTTTTGTTTTTTAAAACTATCTATATCCTGTAACTCTGTTATGGAAAATTCATTATTTTTCATAAGTTCATCGAATATGTCTTCCCACAGCTCTACAATTATCTCCCAATCTGCGGATTTTGGCTGCCAGGTTTCTTCTTCGCCAAAATCCTCATATATCTCTTCATCGCCCTCTGTTTTTTTGATTTTTTGCTCTTCCCAGGCCCAATCTAATGGATATATGAAATCCACCTCGGGAGAAAACAGTGGATTCAAAAGACTTTCTAATACATCAAAATTGGCCAACCCTTTTTTATCAATTATATTTTGCCAGATATCTTTTTTAAAAGTTAAATTAGAAGTCTTCCAAAAACTATCCGGATACTTAACCCGGATTTCTACTTCAAATGCCATATTTTCCACTACAAGTTTTGCAAGTACATCGTGAAGCGCTCTAGCTACTTCCAGGCTTTCAAATACCTGCTCTGCCTCTGCTCTGGCCTCAGCAGGAAAAGAGTTGAGCCGATTCTTCCATGAAAACATATCTTCAAATACCTTCTTCTCATCTTCAAACTGCCTCTTTATTTCATCTTCACTCTTTCGTCGCCTGTTTTTA comes from the Tepidanaerobacter acetatoxydans Re1 genome and includes:
- a CDS encoding DUF6063 family protein, which produces MITHEHLQKGSEVFFSLLENRILPLTDARVYSYMEEPEIREVVKAMAQGAGLRILDTRENLHIVSQARDSIFATSYTHMKSKYKLDRKKHFYLANIIICIYLAEIDKENDIRVRWEEEGVTYYKLEEQVTKVLDSWKTRLDEEDGFAEEWGIAVEEIYDIWNNDFSMYKESKTGDVDVQRNKNTRLGFIYEAMRPLADQKLIINNVNELKIIPKIELYERLNYLYHQRDRYKEIMDLIQRTEEGITDAENNRNQDNGL